The stretch of DNA CGCACGGACCTGGTGAGCCTCTACGACGTCGAGGTCCTGACGCTGGAGGAGATGGAGAAGAAGTACGGCAAGGCCCCCGCCCGGCTCGCGCTGGACCTGCGCGGCCAGAAGGACCTGTGGGTCGCGGTGGGCAACCTCTCCGGCCACGCCGGCGTCTTCGTCTACCGCCCGTACGGCGGCGAGTACCGCGCCTTCGCCTACACGGACTGAGGGCGCGTGGCCCGGACGGGCGCGGGGGGTTCCCCGGGCCCGTCCGCGAGGCTCAGCCCAGGGCCTTGACCAGGTCGCCCAGCCGCGTGAGCCCCTTCTGGAGCACCTCGCGCGAGGTGACGAAGCTGAAGCGGATGTAGCCCTCCGCGCCGAACGGATCTCCCGGCACGCCCGCCACGCGGAAGTCGTCCAGGAGGATCTCCGACAGCTGCACGGAGCTGGTGACGGCGTTGCCCTTGTACGCGCGTCCGATGAGGCCGCGCACGTCCGCGAACGCGTAGAAGGCCCCCTCGGGCATGCGGCAGCGGATGCCGCCCAGCGCGTTGAGGCCGTTGACGAACAGGTCCCTGCGCGCGCGGTACTCCGCCACCATGGTGGCGATGGTGTCGGTGGGGCCGTTGAGCGCGGCGAGCGCGGCCTTCTGGGCGATGGAGGACGCGTTGGAGGTGGACTGGTCCTGCACCAGCTGCATGCCGTTGATGACCGGGCGCGGGCCGGCCGCGTAGCCCATGCGCCAGCCGGTCATCGAGTACGCCTTGCTCATGCCGTTGACGACCACCAGCCGGGGCACCAGGTCCGGCGCCACGTCGCTGATGCCCAGCCGCTCGCCGGTGTAGATCAGCTTCTCGTAGATGTCGTCGGTGACGATGAGGCAGTCATGCCCCCGCACCGCGTCCGCGATGCCCTGGAGCGCGGCGCGCGAGTAGACGGCGCCGGTGGGGTTGCCCGGGCTGTTGATGATGATGGCGCGCGTGCGCGGCGTGAGCGCCCGGCGGATGGCGTCCGGGTCCGGCGCGAAGCCGTCCTCCTCGCGCGTGTTGACGATGACGGGCGTGGCGCCCGCCAGCCGCACCATGTCCGGATAGCTCACCCAGTACGGCGCGAAGACGATGACCTCGTCGCCCTCGTCCAGCACCGCCTGGCAGAAGTTGTAGAGCGCCTGCTTGCCGCCGGCGGTGACGAGCACCTGCTCGGGCGTGAAGCGCAGGCCGTTGTCCCTCTCCAGCTTGCGGCAGATGGCCTCGCGCAGCTCCGGGATGCCCACGGTGGGCGTGTACTTGGTGAAGCCCGCGCGCAACGCGTCCACCGCGGCCTGCTTCACGTAGTCCGGCGTGTCGAAGTCGGGCTCGCCCGCCGCGAGCACCACGACGTCCACGCCCTGGGCCGCCAGGGCCTTGGCGCGCGAGTTGAGGGCAAGCGTGGGAGAGGGCTTGATGGCCTGGAGCCGGCGGGCGAGTTTCATGGGCCGATGCGTAGCGCGCCCACGCCCTACCGACAAGGGTCACGCGCCCATTACGTCTTGCTCGCGAACCTCTGCTTCAAGCGCTCGTTGACATTCGGGGGAACCAGGCCGGTGACGTCACCTCCGAAGGAGGCCACTTCCCGGACGAGCTGGGAGGAGATGTAGAAGTAGTCCTCCCCCGTCATCATGAAGACGGTCTCCAC from Myxococcus stipitatus encodes:
- a CDS encoding pyridoxal phosphate-dependent aminotransferase, giving the protein MKLARRLQAIKPSPTLALNSRAKALAAQGVDVVVLAAGEPDFDTPDYVKQAAVDALRAGFTKYTPTVGIPELREAICRKLERDNGLRFTPEQVLVTAGGKQALYNFCQAVLDEGDEVIVFAPYWVSYPDMVRLAGATPVIVNTREEDGFAPDPDAIRRALTPRTRAIIINSPGNPTGAVYSRAALQGIADAVRGHDCLIVTDDIYEKLIYTGERLGISDVAPDLVPRLVVVNGMSKAYSMTGWRMGYAAGPRPVINGMQLVQDQSTSNASSIAQKAALAALNGPTDTIATMVAEYRARRDLFVNGLNALGGIRCRMPEGAFYAFADVRGLIGRAYKGNAVTSSVQLSEILLDDFRVAGVPGDPFGAEGYIRFSFVTSREVLQKGLTRLGDLVKALG